Proteins encoded together in one Psychrobacter sanguinis window:
- a CDS encoding recombination directionality factor — protein MIKGLTITPPVLGRISIGRVIIKDGKRLPAKDDQFTITSQIQNKEGWINHPLDEKLRKSKMDKLRQIPVRMLFNDPELNLRAEYTLFDRQTGRPLCVGDGEQCQRRTGNGVEQLPCPSPDRCTLAQGGACKPYGRLYTNLSEDDELGTFIFRTTGFNSIRTLAARLSYFAAVSGNKLSCLPLQLTLRGKSTTQSYRTPIYFVDLTLRDGVTLKDAVSNAKAIDTELSEHGFDQAALEAAAKRGYVNSCFEIDIDEVFAVVDEFYPVESSDANQNQQEQGRLQNGLATNRLSSIEQGLRQSVTAVS, from the coding sequence ATGATTAAAGGTCTCACCATCACCCCGCCCGTTCTAGGACGTATTAGCATTGGACGCGTCATTATAAAAGATGGCAAACGTCTGCCTGCCAAAGACGATCAATTCACTATCACCAGCCAAATACAGAATAAGGAGGGCTGGATCAATCATCCACTTGATGAAAAGCTACGTAAAAGCAAAATGGATAAGCTCAGACAAATCCCTGTACGCATGCTGTTTAATGATCCTGAGCTAAACCTGCGAGCTGAATACACCTTGTTCGATCGTCAAACTGGACGTCCACTATGTGTGGGTGACGGTGAGCAGTGTCAGCGCAGAACAGGCAATGGTGTCGAGCAATTACCATGTCCATCCCCTGATCGCTGTACACTGGCACAAGGCGGTGCTTGTAAGCCGTATGGCAGACTGTACACCAATCTCTCTGAGGACGATGAGCTGGGTACGTTTATCTTTCGCACGACTGGCTTTAATAGTATTCGAACGCTTGCAGCAAGATTGAGCTACTTTGCCGCAGTATCGGGCAATAAGCTATCCTGTTTGCCACTGCAATTAACCCTACGCGGTAAAAGCACCACGCAAAGCTATCGGACGCCGATTTACTTTGTAGATTTGACATTGCGTGATGGTGTGACGCTTAAAGATGCCGTGTCCAATGCGAAAGCCATTGATACGGAGCTTAGTGAACATGGCTTTGATCAAGCGGCGTTAGAAGCAGCGGCAAAGCGTGGCTATGTGAACTCATGCTTTGAGATTGATATTGATGAGGTGTTTGCAGTCGTGGACGAGTTTTATCCAGTTGAGAGCAGTGATGCTAACCAAAACCAACAGGAGCAAGGACGCTTACAGAATGGCTTAGCGACTAATCGCTTGAGCAGCATTGAGCAAGGGCTACGGCAAAGTGTGACCGCTGTAAGTTGA
- a CDS encoding helix-turn-helix transcriptional regulator, which produces MEQLNGNTQENTSIPSIHQIPRMLPLKQVIHYTGLSSTTIYDMLDKRSNRYDPTFPVQVKLSRGRVAWVESEVGLWIESKIAARFH; this is translated from the coding sequence ATGGAACAGTTAAACGGAAACACTCAGGAAAACACATCAATACCAAGCATACATCAGATACCTCGCATGCTGCCGCTAAAGCAAGTCATACATTATACAGGGCTTAGCAGCACAACGATTTACGACATGCTTGATAAAAGATCAAATCGTTATGACCCCACCTTTCCTGTTCAGGTGAAGCTATCAAGGGGACGCGTGGCATGGGTTGAAAGTGAGGTTGGCCTGTGGATTGAGAGCAAGATAGCTGCTCGATTTCATTGA
- a CDS encoding YqaJ viral recombinase family nuclease: MTMIALNNSTQPRQTKRATVSAKANLKAKTAIDNIPNRKDKTVKPSTTSQSVSAKRLVNTKDLSREDWLRFRKQGIGSSDAAAACGIHPYLSILELWMIKTGRMTLDIDDQANGIEGYAPLYWGNTLEPMVAKFYQEHTGNKVRRVNAILQHPEPDKAFMLANLDYAITGSDEVQILECKTAGEHGAKLWKHGVPLYVTCQVQHQLAVTGKTAAHICVLLCGHEAKIYEVERDERLIESIIEQERLFWQYVATDTPPTPDHSESSARAIKQLYPTPKPSSKVDLRNDDGANKLFGKLLSYRDAMQEAEQRHDQIKHQLQTLIADNEVAVFLSGAISWKRSKDSIGLDSKAIIKAHPELLVQFSKTKQGSRRFVILTD, translated from the coding sequence ATGACTATGATCGCATTAAATAATAGCACTCAGCCAAGACAAACTAAACGTGCAACGGTTAGCGCTAAAGCAAACCTGAAGGCTAAAACTGCTATAGATAATATACCTAACAGAAAGGACAAAACAGTTAAACCATCCACCACTAGTCAATCAGTATCTGCTAAACGTTTGGTCAATACCAAAGATCTCAGTCGTGAGGACTGGCTACGATTTCGAAAGCAAGGCATTGGCAGCTCTGATGCCGCAGCAGCTTGTGGTATTCATCCGTATTTGTCCATACTTGAGCTATGGATGATTAAGACGGGACGCATGACCTTAGACATCGATGATCAGGCAAATGGTATTGAAGGGTATGCGCCACTGTACTGGGGCAATACGCTTGAGCCAATGGTGGCAAAATTCTATCAAGAGCATACAGGCAATAAGGTACGCCGCGTCAATGCCATCTTACAGCATCCTGAGCCTGACAAAGCCTTTATGCTCGCGAATTTAGACTATGCCATCACGGGTAGTGACGAGGTACAGATTTTAGAGTGTAAAACCGCTGGTGAGCATGGCGCTAAGTTATGGAAGCATGGCGTGCCGTTATATGTCACCTGCCAAGTACAACATCAATTGGCAGTGACAGGTAAAACTGCGGCGCATATCTGCGTGCTACTTTGTGGTCACGAAGCTAAGATTTATGAGGTTGAGCGTGATGAGCGCTTGATTGAGTCGATCATCGAGCAGGAGCGTCTGTTCTGGCAGTACGTAGCAACAGACACCCCGCCAACGCCTGATCATTCAGAATCTTCTGCACGAGCAATAAAGCAGCTTTATCCCACCCCTAAGCCCTCAAGCAAGGTCGATCTACGAAACGATGACGGTGCTAACAAGCTGTTTGGTAAGCTGCTTAGCTATCGCGACGCTATGCAAGAGGCCGAGCAGCGACATGACCAGATCAAGCATCAGCTGCAAACGCTGATTGCAGATAATGAAGTGGCTGTATTCTTGAGTGGTGCGATCTCATGGAAGCGCTCTAAGGACAGCATTGGCCTTGACAGCAAAGCCATTATCAAAGCTCATCCTGAATTACTCGTGCAATTTAGTAAAACCAAGCAAGGCAGTAGACGCTTTGTCATTCTAACCGACTAA
- a CDS encoding RNA-binding domain-containing protein, producing MSNYYQNFVLSLTQQPTEQEWLEFKHNFHSPEEVGKRISALANGACLVGKKFGYLVFGVEDGTHHIVGTSFSPKIKKAKGNENLEHWLVSRLSPKIHFTIHELQVDDKAVVLFEIPAATDTPISFLHEPYIRIGSLTKPLKHYPDQSRKLWQNQADDWSAEICHEATLEDLDSKAIAVARQVFADKNKRLTEDLQGWDDITFLNKAKITIRGQITNTAIILLGRYESTYFLSPAQAHITWILKGVDGIEKDYQHFEPPFLLALNEVYKKIRNLNYRYMPAGTLFPEEVQQYDPYIIREALSNAIGHQDYRLGGRITVVEKEDSTLIFQNSGEFIPKTIEKVLLQDAPEASYHNPFLVNAMVSLNMMDTIGSGIKKMYQIQYKRFFPLPDYDLSDNRVRVKFTGKVLDQEYAKQLAQVDNLSLHDIMSLDRLQKGQSITEDEADTLRKKSLIEGRKNNYMIAADVARHTEQQAEYMQMRGLDDMHYQGLIIGYLQSFQKGKLSDFEKMLDNKLPQVLAKDQRKNRVRYILQKMRKEGLVVSKDRVWYLPHS from the coding sequence GGAAAGAAATTCGGCTATTTGGTGTTTGGTGTAGAAGACGGCACGCATCACATTGTGGGTACAAGTTTTAGCCCAAAAATAAAAAAAGCCAAAGGCAACGAAAACTTAGAGCATTGGCTGGTTAGCCGTTTAAGCCCTAAGATTCATTTTACCATTCATGAGCTACAGGTTGATGATAAAGCGGTAGTGCTGTTTGAGATCCCAGCAGCCACAGATACGCCCATCAGCTTTTTGCATGAGCCTTATATTCGTATTGGTAGTCTAACTAAACCACTTAAGCATTATCCCGATCAAAGCCGTAAGCTATGGCAAAATCAAGCGGATGATTGGAGTGCTGAGATTTGCCATGAGGCAACACTTGAAGATCTTGACTCTAAAGCCATCGCTGTTGCTAGACAAGTCTTTGCTGATAAAAACAAGCGTTTGACTGAGGATCTCCAAGGATGGGATGACATCACCTTTTTAAATAAAGCCAAAATTACTATTCGTGGTCAGATCACCAATACAGCGATTATTTTATTGGGACGTTATGAATCCACGTATTTTTTAAGCCCAGCGCAAGCACATATTACTTGGATTCTGAAGGGTGTTGATGGTATTGAAAAAGACTATCAACATTTTGAGCCACCGTTTTTGTTAGCCTTGAACGAGGTTTATAAAAAAATTCGCAATCTAAATTACCGCTATATGCCTGCTGGTACGCTGTTCCCTGAAGAGGTGCAGCAGTACGACCCCTATATCATCCGTGAAGCATTAAGTAATGCCATTGGTCATCAAGACTATCGTCTTGGTGGACGCATTACGGTGGTTGAAAAAGAAGACTCGACACTGATTTTTCAAAATAGTGGTGAGTTCATTCCTAAGACCATCGAGAAAGTCTTGCTACAAGATGCGCCTGAAGCGAGCTATCATAATCCATTTTTAGTTAATGCTATGGTTAGTCTAAATATGATGGACACCATTGGTAGTGGTATCAAAAAAATGTATCAGATTCAGTACAAGCGCTTTTTCCCTTTGCCAGATTATGACTTATCAGACAATAGAGTGCGAGTGAAGTTCACCGGTAAAGTACTGGATCAAGAGTACGCTAAGCAATTAGCGCAAGTTGATAATCTGTCATTACATGACATTATGTCACTTGATAGATTACAAAAAGGGCAATCAATCACTGAAGACGAAGCTGACACATTGCGCAAAAAATCACTGATAGAAGGGCGCAAAAACAACTATATGATCGCCGCTGATGTTGCGAGGCATACGGAGCAGCAGGCGGAGTATATGCAGATGCGTGGTTTGGATGACATGCATTATCAGGGACTAATTATTGGATATCTTCAATCTTTCCAAAAAGGTAAGCTTAGTGACTTTGAAAAAATGCTTGATAACAAGTTACCTCAAGTGTTGGCTAAAGATCAACGTAAAAATCGAGTTCGTTATATCTTACAGAAAATGCGTAAAGAAGGCTTAGTCGTTTCTAAAGATAGAGTGTGGTATCTTCCTCATAGCTAA
- the tnpC gene encoding IS66 family transposase, protein MTVANLSDLSKDPTYAELLVKIHLLEQRNEHLQQQIDQTNTSHDQLQQLFNQVVEENHKLYEQVLELIEKQKRLIHRLYGQKSEGITDRQTHLNYEAAQEDLAQLEQIRDEYLSGLSQDELAKLPAIELTQAETLIDQGELKAVKESTDELPASATDQPKKTKRAKYTVIPDNLEVKTQVHEPLTTVCDCGCQMKRIGEDKQDKLGIIPKQFYIERHIYPKWVCRECDIIHQAATPKQIINKSIATPELLAHILISKYADHQPLYRQNIIYQRSGVNIPDATMADWVGRCGVALEPLVSRLHELLLSEPILHADETPVSIMKNHVKVGGKSLKKGYVWAYLTPQHNSLKAVVYDFAESRRNEHPKAFLDKWRGKLVCDDYSGYKFLFHQGVTEIGCLAHARRKFHELHVTGQSIVSIEALTLFRQLYAVEREIDERFEKNTPPIPRDPQIVRQIRQEKAKPIADKLHQWLQEKRQLTTKNASISKAMDYCLKRWQALTQYLDDGRLPIDNNWAENQMRPWALGRKNWLFAGSLRSGQRAANIMSIIQSARLNGLDVSAYLTDVLRRLPTQEDLDELLPHRWVPPQ, encoded by the coding sequence ATGACTGTTGCCAACTTATCCGACTTATCAAAAGACCCCACTTACGCCGAGCTTCTGGTGAAAATCCACCTGCTTGAACAGCGTAATGAGCACCTGCAGCAACAAATTGATCAAACAAATACAAGTCACGATCAACTACAGCAGCTTTTTAACCAAGTGGTTGAAGAAAACCACAAGCTGTATGAACAAGTGCTTGAACTCATCGAAAAACAAAAGCGGCTTATTCACCGGCTCTATGGACAAAAAAGCGAAGGCATCACTGACAGACAAACCCACTTAAACTATGAGGCGGCGCAAGAGGACTTAGCGCAGCTTGAACAAATCCGAGATGAATACCTTAGCGGCTTAAGCCAAGATGAGCTTGCCAAGCTGCCTGCTATTGAACTTACTCAGGCAGAAACCCTCATTGATCAGGGTGAGCTTAAAGCCGTCAAAGAGAGCACAGATGAGCTGCCAGCTTCAGCTACTGATCAGCCTAAAAAAACAAAGCGTGCTAAATACACAGTGATTCCTGACAACCTTGAGGTGAAAACCCAGGTTCATGAACCACTTACCACCGTCTGTGACTGCGGCTGTCAAATGAAGCGAATTGGGGAGGATAAACAAGACAAACTTGGCATTATCCCTAAGCAGTTTTATATTGAGCGTCACATCTACCCTAAATGGGTATGCCGTGAGTGTGACATCATTCATCAAGCGGCTACCCCCAAGCAGATTATTAACAAAAGCATCGCCACCCCAGAGCTGCTTGCACACATCCTTATTAGCAAATATGCAGACCATCAGCCGCTATATCGGCAGAATATTATCTATCAGCGAAGTGGGGTAAATATCCCCGATGCTACTATGGCAGATTGGGTAGGACGCTGCGGCGTCGCCCTTGAGCCTTTAGTCAGTCGCTTGCATGAACTATTACTGTCTGAGCCTATCTTACATGCCGATGAAACCCCGGTATCTATCATGAAGAACCATGTAAAGGTAGGTGGTAAATCATTAAAAAAAGGCTATGTCTGGGCGTATCTTACGCCACAGCACAACTCATTAAAAGCGGTGGTCTATGACTTTGCCGAAAGTCGTCGTAATGAGCACCCTAAAGCCTTTTTAGATAAGTGGCGCGGTAAGCTGGTTTGCGATGATTACAGCGGGTATAAGTTCTTATTTCATCAAGGTGTGACTGAAATCGGTTGTCTGGCTCATGCACGGCGTAAGTTTCATGAACTGCATGTCACTGGGCAAAGTATCGTGAGCATTGAGGCATTAACGTTATTTAGGCAGTTGTATGCTGTTGAACGTGAGATTGATGAGCGATTTGAAAAAAATACACCTCCAATACCAAGAGATCCCCAAATAGTTCGGCAAATCAGGCAAGAAAAAGCCAAACCGATTGCCGATAAGCTGCACCAATGGTTACAAGAAAAAAGGCAGTTAACCACTAAAAATGCCAGTATTAGTAAGGCGATGGATTATTGCCTGAAACGTTGGCAGGCGCTGACTCAGTATCTAGATGATGGCAGGCTGCCGATTGATAATAATTGGGCGGAGAATCAGATGCGTCCGTGGGCACTTGGGCGTAAAAACTGGTTGTTTGCCGGTTCGCTGCGAAGTGGGCAGCGGGCTGCGAATATTATGTCAATCATTCAGTCAGCTCGCTTAAATGGTTTGGATGTGTCTGCTTATTTGACAGACGTGCTAAGACGCCTGCCTACTCAAGAGGATCTGGATGAGTTGTTACCTCATCGCTGGGTGCCACCGCAATAG
- the tnpB gene encoding IS66 family insertion sequence element accessory protein TnpB (TnpB, as the term is used for proteins encoded by IS66 family insertion elements, is considered an accessory protein, since TnpC, encoded by a neighboring gene, is a DDE family transposase.), translated as MIPITHIWLSTAPMDMRCGSGKLLAHIITEHQSIRPHCAYLFYNKAGTRLKVFIHDGLGVWLCSRQLDDNKFHGLTKPLTTTQTGISINREQFNALISGLPWRNMGKDKLTPIL; from the coding sequence ATGATACCCATCACTCACATCTGGCTATCCACCGCACCTATGGACATGCGATGTGGTAGTGGCAAACTACTGGCCCACATCATCACCGAACACCAAAGCATTCGCCCTCACTGTGCCTACCTGTTTTACAACAAAGCAGGCACACGCCTAAAAGTATTCATTCATGATGGGCTTGGCGTATGGCTTTGTAGCCGTCAGCTCGATGACAATAAATTTCATGGCTTAACCAAGCCGCTCACCACCACTCAGACTGGTATCAGCATCAACCGTGAACAATTTAATGCCTTAATCAGTGGACTGCCTTGGCGTAACATGGGCAAAGATAAATTAACCCCCATCCTATAA
- a CDS encoding DUF932 domain-containing protein has product MAHLIENMAYVGETPWHGLGNQLPKNQPIEVWAKEAGMDWRIESSDVSYMANNDKGQSLILPFDNNKVLYRSDTLEPLSVVSQRYQEVQPREILEFYRDLTEQSDFELETAGVLKGGRKMWALARTGQSATLKGGDVSNGYLLLATACDGTLATTAQFTSIRVVCNNTLAISLANGSGGVVKVPHSTSFDGDRVKQQLGISVKQWDEHMYQMKQLSQRRVTQAQAANYLNRVFNDQDNDIILFNRAKREKDAMPNAKAMNQVMSMFNGQGRGADLDAARDTAYGLLCAMTEFVDHERRAMSTDHRLDSAWFGAGAKLKDKSLEEAFALIA; this is encoded by the coding sequence ATGGCACATTTAATCGAAAACATGGCATACGTTGGCGAGACCCCTTGGCACGGTCTCGGTAATCAGTTGCCTAAGAATCAACCTATCGAGGTCTGGGCAAAGGAGGCTGGTATGGACTGGCGTATCGAATCATCCGATGTCAGCTACATGGCAAACAATGATAAAGGTCAAAGCCTGATCTTGCCCTTTGATAATAACAAGGTGTTGTATCGCTCTGACACGCTTGAGCCATTGTCAGTCGTCAGTCAGCGTTACCAAGAAGTTCAACCACGCGAGATATTAGAATTCTATCGGGATCTCACCGAGCAGTCTGACTTTGAGCTTGAGACGGCTGGTGTTCTAAAGGGTGGTCGAAAGATGTGGGCATTGGCCCGTACAGGTCAGTCAGCAACGCTTAAAGGCGGTGATGTCAGTAATGGGTACTTGTTACTCGCAACGGCGTGTGACGGGACTCTGGCGACCACAGCACAGTTCACCTCCATCCGTGTGGTCTGTAATAACACCTTAGCGATTAGCCTCGCTAATGGCAGCGGTGGTGTGGTGAAAGTACCACACAGCACCTCATTCGATGGCGACAGAGTGAAGCAGCAATTGGGCATCTCTGTTAAACAATGGGATGAGCATATGTATCAGATGAAGCAGTTAAGTCAGCGCCGTGTCACTCAGGCACAAGCGGCTAATTATCTGAACCGAGTGTTCAATGATCAGGACAATGACATCATTCTGTTTAACCGTGCTAAGAGGGAGAAAGATGCTATGCCCAATGCGAAGGCAATGAATCAAGTGATGAGCATGTTTAACGGTCAAGGTCGCGGTGCGGATCTGGATGCAGCGCGTGATACCGCTTACGGGCTACTATGCGCGATGACAGAGTTCGTTGATCATGAGCGTAGAGCCATGTCAACCGACCACAGATTAGACTCCGCTTGGTTTGGGGCTGGGGCAAAGCTTAAAGACAAAAGCTTAGAGGAAGCCTTTGCACTGATTGCTTAA
- a CDS encoding transposase, translating into MTTQPPNKPKRRTYSGEFKALLVKEATDSGRSIASIAREHGINQNLLHNWKRQYQRTQTQADTLPGAINSPHDPNPHFIPIHLEPGITHLGSASVIKNIKLQITARASGAISLNISQIDTQSLIDLLRGLQ; encoded by the coding sequence ATGACAACACAACCCCCTAATAAGCCCAAACGCAGAACTTACAGCGGCGAGTTTAAAGCACTTTTAGTAAAAGAAGCGACAGACTCAGGTCGATCAATTGCCAGCATTGCCCGAGAGCATGGCATTAACCAAAACCTTCTACATAACTGGAAACGCCAGTATCAGCGCACGCAGACTCAAGCTGACACATTACCTGGTGCTATAAACAGTCCTCATGATCCAAACCCGCACTTTATTCCAATTCATCTTGAGCCTGGAATCACGCATCTAGGCTCAGCCTCCGTCATAAAGAACATCAAACTGCAAATCACAGCTCGAGCATCTGGGGCGATAAGCCTCAACATTAGCCAAATAGACACTCAAAGTTTGATTGACCTACTACGAGGACTGCAATGA
- a CDS encoding YagK/YfjJ domain-containing protein translates to MSYSLINQSQLIDNIDKLVRDVVFQTVNFDDIKNRLNALYRPFMESLNPDFFYSQTIDAFVYSTDAIVGDSYPSDIIWDHNRTQQFIINLSCYRSTIELEYNAWRYQEGQNRKNLESYVRNLINHYSKLLFVRIDLKYSQENSHTVTIEDFNRHMSKLRELISNKQTCFAHLQGNAWALEQGYENGGLHCHLLLIYDGSERQNDWFIAKEVGEKWQEITNGTGAYYNYHSTERKQKYQINDRLGIGMIHRDNPQQVENAVCTALYLTKPDKVGQHLKVWLPSMRTFGHGIYRTAKRRGLPPIAN, encoded by the coding sequence ATGTCATATTCACTCATTAACCAATCACAACTTATTGACAACATCGATAAGCTCGTTAGAGACGTCGTATTCCAAACTGTCAATTTTGACGATATTAAGAATCGTTTGAATGCGTTATATCGTCCCTTCATGGAAAGTCTAAATCCTGATTTCTTTTACTCACAGACCATCGATGCATTTGTCTACAGTACCGATGCTATTGTTGGTGATTCATATCCGTCTGATATCATTTGGGATCATAATAGGACACAACAATTCATTATCAATCTATCGTGCTACAGAAGCACGATAGAACTTGAATATAACGCTTGGCGATATCAGGAGGGCCAGAATAGAAAGAATCTTGAGAGTTACGTTAGAAACTTGATTAATCACTATTCAAAACTACTATTCGTTCGTATTGATTTAAAATACTCACAAGAAAATAGTCATACTGTGACCATTGAGGATTTTAATCGTCACATGTCTAAGCTTAGAGAGCTAATTAGTAACAAGCAAACTTGCTTTGCACATTTGCAAGGCAACGCGTGGGCGTTGGAGCAAGGGTATGAGAACGGAGGTCTTCATTGTCACTTACTACTAATCTACGATGGATCGGAAAGACAAAATGATTGGTTTATAGCTAAAGAGGTAGGTGAGAAGTGGCAGGAAATCACGAATGGTACAGGAGCTTATTATAATTATCACAGTACTGAGCGGAAGCAAAAGTATCAGATAAATGATCGCTTAGGCATTGGTATGATTCATCGTGATAACCCACAGCAGGTAGAAAATGCGGTCTGTACTGCCCTCTACTTAACCAAACCTGACAAGGTGGGTCAGCACTTAAAAGTCTGGCTGCCTAGCATGCGCACCTTTGGTCATGGCATTTATAGAACGGCTAAGCGTCGAGGTTTACCACCCATAGCAAACTAA
- a CDS encoding winged helix-turn-helix domain-containing protein, translated as MPKKTPRNHKLTDHDFLQLSKTEGNARARIRLLMLHQLSQGHPIATVAENFGYNPRGVYTIRRKYWLHGITSVYDAAGRGRKSLLAEKDIEPFKQAIVEAQQQRGGGRLTAKDIAQIAKEQFNANYTPKAIYPLMKRIGMSWISARSQHPKADPKVMEAYKKTSLSR; from the coding sequence ATGCCGAAAAAGACCCCTAGAAATCATAAACTCACAGACCACGATTTTCTGCAACTATCTAAAACAGAAGGCAATGCCAGAGCGCGAATCAGACTACTCATGCTGCATCAACTGAGTCAAGGTCATCCTATAGCGACCGTAGCAGAGAACTTTGGCTATAACCCTAGAGGCGTCTATACCATAAGAAGGAAATACTGGTTGCATGGTATCACTAGTGTCTATGACGCAGCTGGCAGAGGCAGAAAGAGTCTTTTAGCAGAAAAAGACATAGAACCATTCAAACAAGCGATAGTAGAAGCTCAGCAGCAAAGAGGTGGTGGTAGGCTCACGGCAAAAGACATCGCACAAATCGCCAAGGAACAATTTAACGCCAACTATACCCCTAAAGCGATCTATCCTCTCATGAAACGTATTGGTATGAGCTGGATATCTGCGCGTAGTCAGCATCCTAAGGCAGATCCTAAAGTCATGGAGGCATATAAAAAAACTTCCTTGAGCAGGTAA
- a CDS encoding IS630 family transposase, whose product MWFQDETRIGQQGSITRVWHYKGQRPRVVRQQQFESTYLFGAFNPATGESVGLVLPYVNKQAMALHMEEISKAVPEGRHAVVVMDGALWHQPSLDQDNVTMLKLPPYSPELNPAEQVWQYLKQHWLSNRCFESYDAIVDAACDAWNALCNETNLIRSITQREWCDLSVIF is encoded by the coding sequence ATATGGTTTCAGGATGAAACACGTATTGGCCAACAAGGCTCTATCACAAGGGTTTGGCACTATAAAGGACAAAGACCTCGAGTCGTCAGGCAACAGCAGTTTGAATCGACTTATCTATTTGGTGCCTTTAATCCGGCGACAGGTGAGAGTGTTGGACTTGTTCTACCTTATGTGAATAAGCAAGCCATGGCATTGCATATGGAGGAAATCAGTAAAGCTGTTCCTGAAGGTCGGCATGCCGTGGTGGTTATGGATGGGGCGCTATGGCACCAACCAAGTTTGGATCAAGACAATGTGACCATGCTTAAATTGCCTCCCTACTCACCTGAGCTTAACCCTGCTGAACAGGTATGGCAGTACCTTAAACAGCATTGGTTATCTAATCGCTGTTTTGAGAGTTATGATGCGATTGTCGATGCGGCATGTGACGCTTGGAATGCATTGTGTAATGAGACTAACTTAATTAGGTCTATCACTCAGCGGGAGTGGTGCGACTTGAGTGTTATTTTTTAG